A genomic window from Methanovulcanius yangii includes:
- a CDS encoding UPF0182 family membrane protein — MNLPRTILVTLAVALALVLVVFGILGNWYWFLTVGYEEIYYSILVTRVVLFVAGFLVFFGFAYLNIRYAYRKAARLRGEKPDAIPAAGFFAGVAAIFAGLSVAGAWETVLKYLNQTPFGFTDPIFGLDIGFYVFALPLYGLVLNFLVILFIVTIILCALPYLSGGIGVRISGGARPTVVVEEGATTSLRDSLRGYVPQLSFLLFLTFLTIAARLWLARYNVLFSTGGAVIGAGYTDVHVTLPVLAILTVVAVVIGVGFLVNEKFKQLKVITYGVAAFFAIAFVGIVAGAVMQGLIVEPDELTLEEPYLDHNIKFTLAAYDLDSAEEEVFPVSYNLTRRDILENNATIENIRLWDWRPLKTTYEQLQLFRTYYHFNDVDVDRYTFDDTYQEVLISAREMNIDGLPSQARTWVNRHLVYTHGFGAVMNPVDEVTAEGLPVFYMKDIPPVSPYLTLDESRIYYGEDTGNYVVTMTTTDEFDYPAGDRNVYQNYGGRGGVALDGFVKRLIYALKFGSVEILVSGSLTDESRILFYRSIGERARTVAPFLSYDSDPYLVVADGRLYWIIDAYTTAERFPYSEPVRVPSLEGKRLNYIRNSVKVVIDAYNGNIDYYVIEPEDPLIRTYGEMFPGLLKDFDEMPASLQSHVRYPQGLFEVQAYLYATYHMKDPRVFYNREDAWVIPDEIYRGSRQQMEPYYVIMKLPGEASEEFILMLPFTPRNKENMIGWMAARSDGENYGSLIVYQFSKQELTYGPMQIEARIDQDTEISQDITLWSQSGSSVLRGNTLVIPIEDSIIYVEPLYLEATERGTLPQLQRVIVAYNDRLTMEETLAEALAVIFEDGTDGVVPPIDETDREKLLRIADLYDKANRALAEGDLGLYQEYVDEIGRIVES; from the coding sequence ATGAATCTCCCTCGAACCATCCTCGTCACCCTTGCCGTCGCCCTTGCACTCGTGCTGGTCGTCTTCGGCATCCTCGGCAACTGGTACTGGTTTCTCACCGTCGGGTACGAAGAGATCTACTACTCGATCCTTGTGACGAGGGTCGTGCTCTTTGTTGCAGGCTTTCTGGTCTTCTTCGGCTTTGCCTACCTGAATATCCGGTATGCATATCGCAAGGCCGCCCGCCTGCGGGGCGAGAAGCCGGACGCCATCCCTGCCGCCGGATTCTTTGCGGGGGTCGCCGCAATATTTGCGGGCCTATCGGTCGCCGGCGCGTGGGAGACGGTTCTCAAATATCTCAATCAGACGCCGTTCGGGTTCACCGACCCGATCTTCGGCCTGGACATCGGCTTCTACGTCTTTGCGCTTCCGCTCTACGGTCTCGTCCTCAACTTCCTTGTCATCCTCTTCATCGTGACCATCATCCTCTGCGCCCTGCCGTACCTCTCCGGCGGTATCGGCGTCCGCATCTCCGGCGGGGCACGTCCGACGGTCGTTGTCGAGGAGGGTGCCACCACTTCGCTGCGTGATTCCCTGCGGGGCTATGTTCCGCAGCTGAGTTTCCTTCTCTTCCTCACCTTCCTCACCATCGCGGCACGTCTCTGGCTCGCCCGGTACAATGTCCTCTTCTCCACCGGCGGGGCGGTGATCGGGGCCGGATACACGGATGTCCACGTAACACTTCCCGTGCTTGCCATCCTGACGGTGGTAGCGGTTGTCATCGGCGTCGGGTTTCTGGTGAACGAGAAGTTCAAACAGCTGAAGGTGATCACGTACGGTGTTGCGGCGTTCTTTGCCATCGCCTTCGTCGGCATCGTCGCGGGTGCCGTCATGCAGGGGCTCATCGTGGAACCAGACGAACTGACACTCGAGGAGCCGTACCTCGACCACAACATCAAATTCACGCTTGCCGCCTACGACCTCGATTCCGCCGAGGAGGAGGTCTTCCCGGTCTCGTACAACCTCACCCGCCGCGACATCCTCGAGAACAATGCAACGATAGAAAATATCCGTTTGTGGGACTGGCGCCCGCTGAAGACCACCTATGAACAGCTCCAGCTCTTTCGGACCTATTACCACTTCAACGACGTGGATGTGGACCGGTACACCTTCGACGACACCTACCAGGAAGTGCTGATATCAGCCCGTGAGATGAACATCGACGGCCTCCCCTCGCAGGCCCGGACGTGGGTGAACCGCCACCTCGTCTACACCCACGGGTTTGGGGCGGTGATGAACCCGGTCGACGAGGTGACGGCCGAAGGGCTCCCGGTTTTCTACATGAAGGACATTCCGCCTGTCTCACCGTATCTCACCCTTGATGAGTCCCGGATCTACTACGGCGAGGATACCGGCAACTATGTCGTGACGATGACCACCACCGACGAATTCGACTACCCGGCCGGTGATCGCAATGTCTACCAGAACTATGGCGGCCGGGGCGGGGTCGCTCTGGACGGATTTGTCAAGCGGCTCATCTACGCCCTCAAATTCGGCTCGGTCGAGATCCTCGTCTCGGGATCGCTGACCGACGAGAGCAGGATCCTCTTCTACCGGAGCATAGGGGAGCGGGCCCGGACGGTCGCCCCGTTCCTCTCCTACGACTCCGACCCCTACCTCGTCGTGGCGGACGGAAGGCTCTACTGGATTATTGATGCCTACACCACCGCCGAACGTTTCCCCTATTCCGAGCCGGTCCGGGTTCCGTCGCTCGAGGGCAAACGGCTCAACTACATCAGAAACAGTGTGAAAGTGGTCATCGATGCTTATAACGGCAACATCGACTATTATGTCATCGAACCGGAAGACCCGCTCATCCGGACCTACGGCGAGATGTTCCCCGGCCTTCTGAAGGATTTTGACGAGATGCCCGCCTCCCTGCAGTCCCATGTCCGCTACCCCCAGGGACTCTTCGAGGTCCAGGCATACCTGTATGCGACCTACCATATGAAGGACCCGCGGGTCTTCTACAACCGCGAGGACGCCTGGGTGATCCCCGATGAGATCTACCGGGGTTCCCGGCAGCAGATGGAGCCCTACTACGTGATCATGAAGCTGCCCGGCGAGGCGTCCGAGGAGTTCATTTTGATGCTCCCGTTCACCCCGAGAAACAAGGAGAACATGATCGGGTGGATGGCGGCCCGCTCCGACGGGGAGAACTATGGATCGCTCATCGTCTACCAGTTCTCCAAACAGGAGCTGACCTACGGCCCGATGCAGATCGAGGCGCGTATCGACCAGGACACGGAGATCTCACAGGATATCACCCTCTGGTCGCAGTCGGGCTCCTCCGTCCTGCGGGGCAACACGCTTGTGATTCCCATAGAGGACTCGATCATCTACGTCGAACCGCTCTACCTCGAGGCGACCGAGCGGGGGACGCTTCCGCAGCTCCAGCGGGTGATCGTCGCCTACAATGACCGCCTGACGATGGAGGAGACCCTTGCGGAGGCGCTCGCCGTGATCTTCGAGGACGGCACGGATGGCGTCGTCCCGCCTATCGACGAGACGGACCGGGAGAAGCTCCTGCGCATCGCCGACCTCTATGATAAGGCCAACCGTGCCCTTGCCGAGGGCGACCTGGGGCTCTACCAGGAGTATGTGGACGAGATTGGACGAATCGTGGAGTCCTGA
- a CDS encoding uracil-DNA glycosylase, protein MTHSHERGNIDDAVRTCTRCPLAETRTTAVPGEGPIPARILFIGEAPGRNEDAQGRPFVGRAGKILDDLLAGIGVARGEVFITNIVKCRPPGNRDPTPAEIEACRPYLERQIALIRPEVIVTLGRFAMHWVLESHGVKPGPISEMHGKVVTIQWSGGERTVVPVYHPAATIYRPAFREVLAADFGTIREVIGDCCAGGGD, encoded by the coding sequence ATGACACATTCGCATGAACGAGGGAACATTGACGACGCCGTGCGGACCTGTACGCGCTGCCCCCTTGCAGAGACACGGACCACCGCCGTCCCGGGGGAGGGCCCTATACCCGCCCGCATCCTCTTCATCGGCGAGGCGCCGGGGAGAAACGAGGATGCACAGGGTCGCCCCTTCGTCGGCCGTGCGGGGAAGATCCTCGACGATCTCCTCGCGGGCATCGGGGTCGCCCGCGGGGAGGTCTTCATCACCAATATCGTCAAGTGCCGTCCGCCGGGCAACCGGGACCCGACCCCGGCGGAGATCGAGGCCTGCCGCCCCTACCTCGAGCGCCAGATTGCGCTCATCCGCCCGGAGGTGATCGTCACGCTGGGACGGTTTGCGATGCACTGGGTGCTCGAGTCGCACGGGGTCAAACCCGGCCCCATCTCGGAGATGCACGGAAAGGTCGTGACAATTCAGTGGTCGGGCGGCGAGCGGACGGTCGTCCCCGTCTACCACCCGGCGGCGACGATCTACCGGCCCGCGTTCCGTGAGGTGCTGGCGGCCGATTTCGGGACGATACGCGAGGTCATCGGGGACTGCTGTGCAGGTGGAGGTGATTGA